TGATCCAGACGGTCGGGCCCAACTGGAATGTCGGCGAGCGCGATGAGTCGCTGCTGCGCTCGTGCTTCACCTCAGCGCTTGATGAGGCGGTACGGGTCGGCGCACGCTCGGTCGCGTTCCCAGCCATCAGCGCCGGCATCTACGGCTGGGACCCGAAGACCGTGGCACGGGTTGCGGTGTCGGCAGTGCGCGAGTCTGCGCGGCTCGCGGATCTCGACCGCGTCGTGTTCGTGCTCTTCAACGACGACCTGCTGCAGCTGTTTACCGCCGAGCTGGACAACTAGCACCGGAGTACGCCGCTACTTGTTGGCCGAGCCGGCGACCCACTCGTCCCACGACAGCGTCCAGTCGAAGATGTCGCCGTCCGCAGCGGTGAGCGGCACCGGCGTACCGGTGATCTCCACCGGGTCGCCGATCTGCGCCCACTGCTGAAACCACTTGGCGTTTTCCGGGCTGGCGTTGATGCAGCCGTGCGAGACGTTGCGCACGCCTTGGTCAGCCAGCGACCACGGCGCGGCGTGTACGAACTCGCCGTTGTTGCTGATCCGCGTCGCCCACTCGACCTCGGTCTGGTAGCCGCCCG
The nucleotide sequence above comes from Epidermidibacterium keratini. Encoded proteins:
- a CDS encoding O-acetyl-ADP-ribose deacetylase, with product MSTQSAQSANIEAIKGDITAIEVDAVVNAANSSLMGGGGVDGAIHRAAGPELLEHSKELRRDYPDGFPVGAAAAIPAGQLPAQWVIQTVGPNWNVGERDESLLRSCFTSALDEAVRVGARSVAFPAISAGIYGWDPKTVARVAVSAVRESARLADLDRVVFVLFNDDLLQLFTAELDN